In Nilaparvata lugens isolate BPH chromosome 5, ASM1435652v1, whole genome shotgun sequence, the following proteins share a genomic window:
- the LOC111057708 gene encoding probable NADH dehydrogenase [ubiquinone] 1 alpha subcomplex subunit 12, giving the protein MPISKFKKLFQIIKMNGGLRQSLYKIYVHDVLKDGKQVGEDEYGNKYFENNRYFRGANRWVEYNPQVYLDYDPTQMDPAWHGYMHHRTEYVPSEQPGRPPRYKWMLPIEENPSGSRLAYMPYSTTRPKLHHWVPPGCDGVRLEGKKVEQRCVTLGSSKKRLNMEVKEENKFKVDGK; this is encoded by the exons ATGCCAATCTCAAAGTTTAAAAagctttttcaaattattaaaatgaatggAGGTCTCAGACAATCACTTTACAAAATATATGTTCATGACGTTCTCAAAGATGGAAAGCAAGTTGGTGAGGATGAGTATGGAAATAAGTACTTCGAGAATAATAG GTACTTCAGAGGCGCCAATCGCTGGGTGGAATACAACCCCCAGGTCTACCTGGACTACGACCCCACCCAGATGGACCCCGCCTGGCACGGCTACATGCACCATCGCACAGAGTATGTGCCTTCCGAACAGCCGGGTCGACCTCCCAGGTACAAGTGGATGCTACCCATCGAGGAGAACCCATCAGGTAGCAGGTTGGCCTACATGCCTTACAGCACCACTAGACCCAAACTGCACCATTGGGTGCCACCCGGGTGTGATGGGGTGAGGTTGGAGGGAAAGAAGGTTGAGCAGAGGTGTGTGACGCTGGGGTCTTCCAAGAAGAGATTAAATATGGAGGTGAAAGAAGAGAATAAGTTTAAAGTTGACGGTAAATAA
- the LOC111057707 gene encoding poly [ADP-ribose] polymerase tankyrase-2 isoform X3, with amino-acid sequence MELDNESCTEVAKFLREIITRLEEEEKIHSKPMILSTPFVYYPPPDPGNPFCGKIKFFASKRRYSHAPSLNSPYADPMFKNMFQSSKIRDDRIALRGCVARSYRLNKDQKEFLLSLFFNNTERAEFLMNRGQVNINGSEWSEFSRPLHMAAEFGFVDLVKLLLKNGADPNIVNQLDQTPLQVAARRNQLEVVKILLEAGADPNCRNEQGQTASQMAGASIGPGDVVFNELKRRVTTQVINILTRYARQNKQSSDEEELLLMFKTSLCLTENKEQLKDQLTCMVDELSSLSLSPDTEESKPTTSRATN; translated from the exons ATGGAATTAGATAATGAATCGTGTACAGAAGTAGCCAAATTTCTGAGAGAAATCATCACTAGACTGGAG gaagaagaaaaaatacacTCCAAACCAATGATACTCTCTACCCCTTTTGTCTACTACCCTCCTCCAGACCCAGGTAATCCATTCTGTG gaaaaatcaaattttttgcGTCAAAAAGGAGATATTCGCATGCGCCATCTTTGAATTCACCATACGCGGACCCCATGTTCAAAAATATGTTTCAGTCGAGCAAAATAAGGGATGACAGAATTGCGCTGAGAGGCTGCGTTGCCAGAAGTTATCGACTTAACAAAG ATCAAAAAGAGTTCCTGCTATCCTTGTTCTTCAACAACACAGAACGCGCCGAGTTCCTGATGAACAGAGGTCAAGTGAACATCAACGGGAGCGAGTGGAGTGAGTTCAGTCGCCCGCTCCATATGGCAGCTGAGTTTGGATTTGTCGATCTTGTTAA ACTTCTTTTGAAGAATGGCGCTGACCCAAACATTGTAAACCAACTGGATCAAACACCCCTTCAGGTGGCTGCTCGCAGAAACCAACTGGAAGTTGTCAAAATCTTACTTGAAGCAG GAGCTGACCCCAATTGCCGCAATGAGCAGGGACAAACTGCAAGCCAGATGGCTGGGGCCAGCATTGGGCCCGGCGACGTAGTTTTCAACGAACTCAAGAGGAGAGTAACAACTCAG GTGATCAACATTCTGACCAGGTACGCGAGGCAAAATAAGCAGTCGTCGGACGAAGAAGAGCTGCTGCTTATGTTCAAAACGAGTCTGTGTCTCACTGAGAACAAAGAACAGTTGAAAGACCAGCTGACCTGTATGGTCGACGAGCTGTcttcgctctctctctcacctgACACAGAGGAAAGCAAACCTACCACTAGTCGCGCCACCAACTAG
- the LOC111057707 gene encoding poly [ADP-ribose] polymerase tankyrase-2 isoform X1 — protein sequence MELDNESCTEVAKFLREIITRLEEEEKIHSKPMILSTPFVYYPPPDPGNPFCGKIKFFASKRRYSHAPSLNSPYADPMFKNMFQSSKIRDDRIALRGCVARSYRLNKEPQMTFTIGPKSHFCRKWSEKKFDHFSDQKEFLLSLFFNNTERAEFLMNRGQVNINGSEWSEFSRPLHMAAEFGFVDLVKLLLKNGADPNIVNQLDQTPLQVAARRNQLEVVKILLEAGADPNCRNEQGQTASQMAGASIGPGDVVFNELKRRVTTQVINILTRYARQNKQSSDEEELLLMFKTSLCLTENKEQLKDQLTCMVDELSSLSLSPDTEESKPTTSRATN from the exons ATGGAATTAGATAATGAATCGTGTACAGAAGTAGCCAAATTTCTGAGAGAAATCATCACTAGACTGGAG gaagaagaaaaaatacacTCCAAACCAATGATACTCTCTACCCCTTTTGTCTACTACCCTCCTCCAGACCCAGGTAATCCATTCTGTG gaaaaatcaaattttttgcGTCAAAAAGGAGATATTCGCATGCGCCATCTTTGAATTCACCATACGCGGACCCCATGTTCAAAAATATGTTTCAGTCGAGCAAAATAAGGGATGACAGAATTGCGCTGAGAGGCTGCGTTGCCAGAAGTTATCGACTTAACAAAG AGCCTCAAATGACGTTTACAATCGGGCCAAAATCTCACTTCTGCCGAAAATGGAGTGAGAAGAAATTTGACCACTTTTCAG ATCAAAAAGAGTTCCTGCTATCCTTGTTCTTCAACAACACAGAACGCGCCGAGTTCCTGATGAACAGAGGTCAAGTGAACATCAACGGGAGCGAGTGGAGTGAGTTCAGTCGCCCGCTCCATATGGCAGCTGAGTTTGGATTTGTCGATCTTGTTAA ACTTCTTTTGAAGAATGGCGCTGACCCAAACATTGTAAACCAACTGGATCAAACACCCCTTCAGGTGGCTGCTCGCAGAAACCAACTGGAAGTTGTCAAAATCTTACTTGAAGCAG GAGCTGACCCCAATTGCCGCAATGAGCAGGGACAAACTGCAAGCCAGATGGCTGGGGCCAGCATTGGGCCCGGCGACGTAGTTTTCAACGAACTCAAGAGGAGAGTAACAACTCAG GTGATCAACATTCTGACCAGGTACGCGAGGCAAAATAAGCAGTCGTCGGACGAAGAAGAGCTGCTGCTTATGTTCAAAACGAGTCTGTGTCTCACTGAGAACAAAGAACAGTTGAAAGACCAGCTGACCTGTATGGTCGACGAGCTGTcttcgctctctctctcacctgACACAGAGGAAAGCAAACCTACCACTAGTCGCGCCACCAACTAG
- the LOC111057707 gene encoding poly [ADP-ribose] polymerase tankyrase-2 isoform X4: MELDNESCTEVAKFLREIITRLEEEEKIHSKPMILSTPFVYYPPPDPGKIKFFASKRRYSHAPSLNSPYADPMFKNMFQSSKIRDDRIALRGCVARSYRLNKDQKEFLLSLFFNNTERAEFLMNRGQVNINGSEWSEFSRPLHMAAEFGFVDLVKLLLKNGADPNIVNQLDQTPLQVAARRNQLEVVKILLEAGADPNCRNEQGQTASQMAGASIGPGDVVFNELKRRVTTQVINILTRYARQNKQSSDEEELLLMFKTSLCLTENKEQLKDQLTCMVDELSSLSLSPDTEESKPTTSRATN; encoded by the exons ATGGAATTAGATAATGAATCGTGTACAGAAGTAGCCAAATTTCTGAGAGAAATCATCACTAGACTGGAG gaagaagaaaaaatacacTCCAAACCAATGATACTCTCTACCCCTTTTGTCTACTACCCTCCTCCAGACCCAG gaaaaatcaaattttttgcGTCAAAAAGGAGATATTCGCATGCGCCATCTTTGAATTCACCATACGCGGACCCCATGTTCAAAAATATGTTTCAGTCGAGCAAAATAAGGGATGACAGAATTGCGCTGAGAGGCTGCGTTGCCAGAAGTTATCGACTTAACAAAG ATCAAAAAGAGTTCCTGCTATCCTTGTTCTTCAACAACACAGAACGCGCCGAGTTCCTGATGAACAGAGGTCAAGTGAACATCAACGGGAGCGAGTGGAGTGAGTTCAGTCGCCCGCTCCATATGGCAGCTGAGTTTGGATTTGTCGATCTTGTTAA ACTTCTTTTGAAGAATGGCGCTGACCCAAACATTGTAAACCAACTGGATCAAACACCCCTTCAGGTGGCTGCTCGCAGAAACCAACTGGAAGTTGTCAAAATCTTACTTGAAGCAG GAGCTGACCCCAATTGCCGCAATGAGCAGGGACAAACTGCAAGCCAGATGGCTGGGGCCAGCATTGGGCCCGGCGACGTAGTTTTCAACGAACTCAAGAGGAGAGTAACAACTCAG GTGATCAACATTCTGACCAGGTACGCGAGGCAAAATAAGCAGTCGTCGGACGAAGAAGAGCTGCTGCTTATGTTCAAAACGAGTCTGTGTCTCACTGAGAACAAAGAACAGTTGAAAGACCAGCTGACCTGTATGGTCGACGAGCTGTcttcgctctctctctcacctgACACAGAGGAAAGCAAACCTACCACTAGTCGCGCCACCAACTAG
- the LOC111057707 gene encoding poly [ADP-ribose] polymerase tankyrase-2 isoform X2, with protein MELDNESCTEVAKFLREIITRLEEEEKIHSKPMILSTPFVYYPPPDPGKIKFFASKRRYSHAPSLNSPYADPMFKNMFQSSKIRDDRIALRGCVARSYRLNKEPQMTFTIGPKSHFCRKWSEKKFDHFSDQKEFLLSLFFNNTERAEFLMNRGQVNINGSEWSEFSRPLHMAAEFGFVDLVKLLLKNGADPNIVNQLDQTPLQVAARRNQLEVVKILLEAGADPNCRNEQGQTASQMAGASIGPGDVVFNELKRRVTTQVINILTRYARQNKQSSDEEELLLMFKTSLCLTENKEQLKDQLTCMVDELSSLSLSPDTEESKPTTSRATN; from the exons ATGGAATTAGATAATGAATCGTGTACAGAAGTAGCCAAATTTCTGAGAGAAATCATCACTAGACTGGAG gaagaagaaaaaatacacTCCAAACCAATGATACTCTCTACCCCTTTTGTCTACTACCCTCCTCCAGACCCAG gaaaaatcaaattttttgcGTCAAAAAGGAGATATTCGCATGCGCCATCTTTGAATTCACCATACGCGGACCCCATGTTCAAAAATATGTTTCAGTCGAGCAAAATAAGGGATGACAGAATTGCGCTGAGAGGCTGCGTTGCCAGAAGTTATCGACTTAACAAAG AGCCTCAAATGACGTTTACAATCGGGCCAAAATCTCACTTCTGCCGAAAATGGAGTGAGAAGAAATTTGACCACTTTTCAG ATCAAAAAGAGTTCCTGCTATCCTTGTTCTTCAACAACACAGAACGCGCCGAGTTCCTGATGAACAGAGGTCAAGTGAACATCAACGGGAGCGAGTGGAGTGAGTTCAGTCGCCCGCTCCATATGGCAGCTGAGTTTGGATTTGTCGATCTTGTTAA ACTTCTTTTGAAGAATGGCGCTGACCCAAACATTGTAAACCAACTGGATCAAACACCCCTTCAGGTGGCTGCTCGCAGAAACCAACTGGAAGTTGTCAAAATCTTACTTGAAGCAG GAGCTGACCCCAATTGCCGCAATGAGCAGGGACAAACTGCAAGCCAGATGGCTGGGGCCAGCATTGGGCCCGGCGACGTAGTTTTCAACGAACTCAAGAGGAGAGTAACAACTCAG GTGATCAACATTCTGACCAGGTACGCGAGGCAAAATAAGCAGTCGTCGGACGAAGAAGAGCTGCTGCTTATGTTCAAAACGAGTCTGTGTCTCACTGAGAACAAAGAACAGTTGAAAGACCAGCTGACCTGTATGGTCGACGAGCTGTcttcgctctctctctcacctgACACAGAGGAAAGCAAACCTACCACTAGTCGCGCCACCAACTAG